The genome window CGGCCCCGGGATCCTTCAGACCGAAGGAGATGCCGTCGATCTGGTTGACACCGGCCGAGACCACCGCGTCGGCCGTCGCGCCGACCTTCGTCAGGTCCATGATGTTGACGGTCACCCGGTTTGACGCCTGATAGCCGCGCAGCCGGGGCGGCTCGTTCTGGACATAGTCGTACTGCGCCGACAGGTTCAGACCCGAGGTCTGGATGTCGCGGTCGACGATCCCGGCGCGGCCCAGGGCGGCAAAGACCTCCTGCATCCGGCGGGCGTTGTCGGCCATGGCGGCCTGGGCCGTCGGAGCTTCCGTCGTCACGCCGAAGGTGATGGTGGCCATGTCGGGCGCGACCTTGACCTCGCCATAGGCCGACAGATTCAGCGCAGGCGCTGCGGTCATGGCGTGCATCCCCATCGGAGCCGATTGTGCCAGCGCCGCGGGCGCGGACAGGCCGACGAGGGCGGTGCCCAGCAGGAGGGCGGGAAGGGTGCGGGTCATGGATAGCCTCATCGAGAACGATTCCTGGGACGGCCCTCAGTTCTCCGCGAGGACCGTGGCGGAACCCTGACCCTGAACGCCTGAACGGGGGACAGGTCGCATCCGCAGGAACCGTTCATGTGCATGACATCGACGACAGGAAGCGGACTTTCCCCTGCGCGCCGCCCCTGCTAGGCGATGCCGTTCGGCGGGCGCGTAGCTCAATGGTTAGAGCCGACCGCTCATAACGGTCTGGTTGGGGGTTCGAGTCCCTCCGCGCCTACCACCCTATCGACGGCGGCGTCCGTCGCGCCAGCGGTCCTCTCCGCGGGGCGTCCGCTGGTCCACATACTGTCCCTGGCCGGTGTACCAGCCATAACCTTGCTGGAACCGGTCATAGCCGGTCGGGCTGTAGGCAAAGTCCTCGTAGGGATCGCCGTAGGCACCATCCATCTCGTCCCACCAGTCGCGCGGATAGGCTGAACGCTGGCACTCGTAGCCCTGGCCGCCCTGATCCCAGTAGGGGGCGTAGCGGTCCTGATAGACCGGGCGATAGGTCGGCCGGCATAGACTGTCGGACCAGACGCGGTTGCCGCTGGCGGTCAGCTGTGCGCGGTATTCCTGCTGGAATACCGCGGCAACGCCGACGAAGATATTGTCGGTGACCACCGCCCGCCCGGAGGCGAGACCGACGCCGACGGTGTCGGCGCGGATACGGCTGTTGGTCAGGCTGAGCTCGCCATTGTACAGCACCACACCCTTGTCGGACTGGCAGATCTTGGAACCATCGATCGTAACCGACGCCCCCTCGATGGCCACCCCCTCGACATAGCCGCAGACCTTGGTGTTCGACACCTCGACCCGGCCATAGTCGCGGCGGGAGCGGACCGAGATACCGATCGAGCGGGGACCATAGTTGTTGGGACTCTCAACCCCGACCAGAGTGGTCGAGTCGATGCGCGAGGGATCGCCGGCGCCCGGCGTCAGTTCGATGCCGGACTGGGCACCGGTGACCACCGTCTCCCACGTCGTCAGGGTCGCGCCGTCGGCGATGATGGCCGGCGCTATGGTCCGGGCGTCGATCACCACATCGCGCAGGTCGACCAGACCACCGTCCGACAGGATGGCCGGCTCGTCCCCGGAGTGTCGGATGCCTGACCGGCTCATGATGACCTGACCGCCATAGTTGACGATACAGGCCGCATCGCCTCCGTGGGGAGACGACAGGACCAGGTCGCGGACCTCGAGCCGTACGCCCGAGGCCACGGTGATGCAGGGCAGTCCGTCGGGAGCCTGGAGGCTGGCGGACGGGTTTTCGTTCCAGCGTCGCGGATCGAACCCGCCCTCGCCGATGAGGGTCAGGGGTTTGTCGATGTTCAGCCAGCCGACACAGGCCCCGCCGCGGGCACGGATGACCAGGGTGCCGCCGGGGCGCACGCGCTGGACCGCGGCCTCGACAGCCCCGGTGCCGGGATTGCCGCCGCAGTCGACCAGGACGATCTCTTCGGAGCCGCCGGGCTGGTGGATCGGCGACGGCGCGCCGTTCCAGCCGGGATGGTGATTGCCATAGGACCAGCGGCGATGGGCACCCGAACGGCTGCGCTGGCTGGCAGGAGGATCCAGCAGCAGGCCAAAGTTGGGTCGGGTCTGGCTTTCGACGCGGGCGGCGGTCTGGGCGGACGCTTCGGGTGCCGACGACAGTGTGACGGCCAGGGCGGAGGCGGCGAGGATCAGCGTCTTCATGTGGTCAGCCCCTCCTAACGGCGCTGCGAGCGGGAAACTTGCGACAGGACAGCCTGCAACCGCGAAGCGGAGGGACCGAAACCCGCGAGCGCCGAATCGATACGGGATGCGACGGCCTCGGCCTTGTCCTGATCCGCGACCCCGGCGACGCCGAGCGCGAAATAGGTCGATACGGCGAATTTGGCCTCTGGCGACCCCTGTTTGTCGGCCTGGGAATACCAGTGGAACGCGCGGGCATAGTCGGCGGGGACGCCGATGCCCTCGGAATACATGACGGCCAGAACCAGCTGGGCCTCGGACGAGCCATTGACGGCAGCGAGCTGGATGGCGCGGACCATCTCCAGCCACGACAGGCGCGAGTCCATGTCGTGGCCGAGCATGGCTTCCAGCGTCTGGATCTGCCGGGTGCTGAGGTCGGCCGGTCGGCTTACGACCGTCTCGGTCACGCCGAGGTAGCGCAGGGCACGCCCCACATGGACAAAGGGCAATTCGGTCATGCGGCCCAGCGCATATTCGTAGGCGTCACCGCGCGGGCGGCTCTCGTCCGAGAAGGGCACACCCGAGGCCGGGGCGTCGTTCGGATAGAATTCGAACGGCGGCACCCACTGGCGCGCCTTGGCCTCGACGAAGGACCCGTATTGCGACCGGCCGGGCGAGGACCGCTCGAAGTCCTTCAGCAGGACATAGGATCCGACATCCCCCGTTTGGGTCGCCAGGTAGTTGTAGAGGTAGGCGTCGACATCGTTGCGGGGAAACAGGGACGCCGCCGAATAGAATCCGCCCCGGCCCTGCCCGCCGCTGGCATTGCGTCCGATCGCCTCGCGGGCTTCGCGATTGTCGGAAGGCTCGCCAAAGGGGCCATAGAGGGCGTCATGCAGACGGGCCAGGGTGCGGAACCCCTCGGCGTCCTGGGTGGACAGGACGTAGATCATGCGATCGCGGACGGCGGCCTGTTCGTCGATGGTCATCTGGCCCAGTTGGCGGTTCAGCCTCTGATAGGCGACGTGGCGCTCCCAGGCCCGGCAGTCGTCATAGCGCGAGCCTGAGCGGAACCCGCCCCAACCCGGGCGATTCACGCGATTGATGGGCGCATAGCCCTCGTCATTTGCCAGCGCCAGGCCGGTCCAGACCGCGCTCTCGATCGGATCCTCGATATTCTTGTCGGTGGCGCGGCTGGCCGCATAGCGCGATCCGAGTTCAAGCTGCGCGAAGAAGTCACCCCGGAACGCTTCGCGCCGCAGCAGGCGCAGACCGGCTTCCTGTGCGTTGAACTCCGAGCCCGTGATCGACTGTGGCCGGGGACATTGATTGGCGGCGGCGTTGTCGGCGCGCCGCCAGAAGGCCGCACCGTTGTCACCGCAACTGGCCAAGGCGCCGGCGGTCAGGGCCAGCAGGGCCACGGCCGACACGACCGCAACCGGGCCACCGAGGCGACGACGCGGGCTTTCGTCATGGCTGGCGTCGCGATCGCGCATTCCCCTCATCCCGTTCCCTGCCAGCGGATCCACACTCTGACCGCGTTAACCATTTCCGAAACCGGCGCTCCGGTCCAGTGAAGTTCCGGACATGGTTAACAGCGTTCGACGACAAAGCGTTGCGGCAGGCTGGCGGAAATATGGCGCGGCCAAGCTTCGTCCACAGAAAACAGGGGTTTACCCCTTCCACGCGAACCAGTGTCTCGCGGTCGCGACGTCGGCGATCTATATCCGCGTCGCGATCCCGACCTCAGACGGACCCGATTTGATGAGCTATGTCCCGCGCGCCGACCGCCCGATCGACAAGGCCGAGGCCTATCTTGAAGTCGAATCGGAAATTCTGGCGGTTCTGGAGGGCGAGACGGATCGGGTGGCCCGCATGGCAACGGTCGCATCGATGCTGGCAGACGCCTTCGACGACTATTTCTGGACCGGCTTCTACGTCGTCGATCCGGCCCGGGACCGCGAACTGGTCGTCGGCCCCTATCAGGGCACGCTGGGCTGCCTTCGGATCGCTTTCGGGCGAGGCGTGTGCGGAACGGCAGCGGAGACCCGACAGACCCAGATCGTCCAGGACGTCCACGCCTTTCCGGGCCACATCGCCTGCGACGGGCGTTCGGAGAGCGAGATCGTGGTCCCGGTGTTCGACGCCTCGGGGGTCCTGATCGCGGTATTCGACGTGGACGCGACGACGAAGGCGGCGTTCGACACGATCGATGCGCAGGCGCTGGAGCGGCTGATGGCCAGGGTTTTCGGAGCAGACGCTTGAAGGCCCCGCTGGTCCGCAGTGTCCTTTTTCTGCCGGCGTCAAACCCACGGGCGATCGAGAAGGCGCGCGGGCTGAACTGCGACCTGGTTGTGCTGGATCTGGAAGACGCCGTCGCGCCCGATATGAAGGCCGAGGCCCGCGCGGCAGCCGTCGATGCAGTCCGGGCAGGCGGATTTCGCGGCCAGGTCGGGGTGCGGGTCAATGCGCCCGGCACCGCATGGGGCGAGGCCGATCTGGCGGCGCTGACAGGAGTCACCCTGGACTGGATCGTGGCCCCCAAGGTCGAGGAGGCCGGGACCGTCGATGCCTATGAGGCGCGAATGGCCGAGGGCGTTCGCCTGTGTGCGATGATCGAGACCCCTCGCGCCCTGCTGGACCTGCGCCGGATCGGGGCGGCGGGCGGTCCGCTGGGGGCCTTGATGCTGGGCGTCAACGATCTGGCCAAGGCGCTGGGAACCGGCCAAGCACCGGACCGGGAGCCGCTGAAGCCCTGGCTGGCGGCGACGGTGGCGGCTGCGAAGGCGCATGGGTTGCTGGCCATCGACGGCGTCTTCAACCGGCTGGACGACGCAGAGGGTCTGGCGGCCGAGTGCGCCCAGGGGCGTCTGTTTGGCTTCGACGGCAAGAGCCTGATCCATCCAGAACAGATCGACACCGCACACGCGGCCTTCTCACCCACCCCGGCCGAGGTGGCGGAGGCCCGGGCTGTCGTCGCGGCTTTCGCTGCCCCCGAGGCCGAAGGCAAGGGCGCGATCCGCGTGAATGGGGCGATGGCCGAGCGCCTGCATCTGGTCCAGGCGCAGGCGTTGCTGGACCGCGCGGCAGCGTGTGGGTAGGAACGCGCCTTCGCTCGCGTGTCGCGGCCGATGAACGGGCCAGCCGTCGAAAGTGCCTGAGTTGCAAACACCCCCCCTTCGCCGCGCCTGGGTCTGCTCGCCCGGCATATGGGACGTGCCGTTCCTGAGGACGTTTCTTGACGATCTGTCGCTGCGGGCCAGCCCGCTGGCACCGGTGGAGACCGTTGTCGGTTGGGGTCTGAAGCCATCATCCCGAAGCGGACGCCGGCGCGCGGCACAAACAGGACTGCCCTATCTGGCGCTGGAGGACGGATTTCTGCGCTCCATCGGCCTGGGCGAGACCGGGGCGGCGTCGGTCAGTCTGGTCGTCGACGACCTCGGTATCTACTACGACGCGACGCGGCCCTCGCGGCTGGAGCGGTGGATCGAGACGGCGGATGACTGGTGCGACGCCGCCATGCGGATACGGGCACGGGCGCTGATCGACCGGATCGTCGAGACGGGAATTTCCAAGACCAACATGGGCGGGCCGCTGGACCGTTCGATCCTGCAAGACCGGCCGCGCATCCTGCTGGTCGATCAGACCGCGGGCGATGCCTCCATCGCCTGCGGTCTGGCCGGGCCGGAGAGCTTCGCGGACATGGTACGCACGGCCAAGGCCGAGCACCCGGACGCCCAGCTGATCGTGAAACGGCATCCGGCGGTGGCCGCGGGCAAGAAGAAGGGATGCATCGTCGAGGCGGACCTGGAGGGCACCACGGTCCTTGACGCCGATGTGTGCCCGGCCGACCTGCTGGCCGAGGTCGATCAGGTCTGTTGTGTGACCTCGGCCCTGGGGTTCGAGGCCCTGATGCGCGGCCTGCCGGTCCGGTGTTTCGGGGCCGCCTTCTACTCGGGCTGGGGCCTGACCACCGACGACGTCACGACCGGGCGGCGGGGCCTGGCGCGCGACATCGAGACCGTCGTGGCGGCGGCGATGATCCGGTACCCCCGATACGTCGATCCGGTCACCGGCCGCCGATGCGAGGTCGAGACGGCACTGGAACGGCTGGTCTCCCTGCGCGGCCGCGCCGAGCGACTTTCCGGATACTGGGCCGGGGTGGGGTTCTCTCCCGCCAAGCGGCCGCCTGTCCGGCGGCTGCTGAACGGCCCGCGCACGCGGCTGAGCTACTTTGGTAATCCGGTCAAAGCCGAGCAGAAGGCACAGGCCAGGTCGGGGCGGCTGATCTATTGGGCCGGCAAGGAAACGCCGGAAATCGCCGCGGTGGCGGCGGCGACGTCCGTGCCGGTTGTGCGGATGGAGGATGGCTTCATCCGCTCACGGGGGCTGGGCTCCGACTTCTTCGGCGCGCTGAGCGTCGCCCTGGACGACCAGGGCGTCTATTACGACCCGACCGGCCCGTCGCGGCTGGAGACCCTGATCGAGGGTGGCGGACAGTCACTGGACCTGCTGGCCCGTGCGGCGCGGCTGAGGGCGCGGGTCGTCGAGGCGGGGCTTTCGAAATACAATCTGGCAGGTGCCGCGGCGCGGCCGGACTGGCCTGCGGACCGGCGCAAGGTGCTGGTCGTGGGTCAGGTCGAGAACGACAGGTCGATCCTGAAAGGCTGCGGCGACATCCGCACCAACTCGGGCCTGGTCGCAGCGGCACGCGCGGACTTTCCCGAGGCCTTCCTGATCTATCGCAACCACCCCGACGTGATGAATGGCAACCGGCCGGGGAGGCTGGATACCTCGGCCATCCAGGCGGTCGATGCGACGGCGGACGGGCTGGACATCGTCGACTGCCTGGACGCCTGCGACGTGCTGGCGACGCTGACCTCCCTCTCCGGGTTCGAGGCACTGCTGCGCGGCAAGGCGGTGGCGACCTATGGCCGGCCCTTCTATGGCGGCTGGGGCCTGACGACGGACGCCATGACCTTTGAGCGGCGGACGCGGCGAGTTGGTCTGGACGCGCTGGTCGCCGCGGCCCTGATCGAATACCCGATCTACGTCACGCCGGAGGGCTGGCCCTGCGAGGCGGAGGATCTGGTCGAGGCCCTGATTGCGGCGCGGAACGATCCGCCTCCGGCCGCGCCCTCGAACCAGATCGCCCGCTGGTGGAAGGGCATCAAGGCCAGTCTCGACCAGCGACCGCCACCGGCCTATTGAAGCACATCAGATCGACCCGAGCGGACGCCAAACGTCCCTCAAGTAGCGAGCCTCCGCGAGGCGAGCGTTAGGGACAACCACTTGCCACACGCTGTTATCGCCGCCACCGGACTGTTCACCCCCGAACAGTCCATTTCCAACGCCGAACTGGTGGAGGCCTATAACGCCTGGGCCGAGCGATGGAACGCCGCCCATGCGGGCCAGATCGCCGAGGGCGATGTCGCGGCCCTGACGCCGTCGTCGGAGGCCTTCATCGAGAAGGCGTCGGGCATCAGGAGCCGGTTCGTCCTGGACAAGGCGGGCATCCTGGACCCCGAGCGGATGGCTCCGCACCTCGCCGAACGGTCCAACGACGAGCTGTCGATCATGGCCGAAATGGCCGTCAAGGCGGCGCGGCAGGCGATCGAGGCCTGGGGCAAGCCGGTCAGCGAG of Brevundimonas subvibrioides contains these proteins:
- a CDS encoding capsular polysaccharide biosynthesis protein, coding for MPELQTPPLRRAWVCSPGIWDVPFLRTFLDDLSLRASPLAPVETVVGWGLKPSSRSGRRRAAQTGLPYLALEDGFLRSIGLGETGAASVSLVVDDLGIYYDATRPSRLERWIETADDWCDAAMRIRARALIDRIVETGISKTNMGGPLDRSILQDRPRILLVDQTAGDASIACGLAGPESFADMVRTAKAEHPDAQLIVKRHPAVAAGKKKGCIVEADLEGTTVLDADVCPADLLAEVDQVCCVTSALGFEALMRGLPVRCFGAAFYSGWGLTTDDVTTGRRGLARDIETVVAAAMIRYPRYVDPVTGRRCEVETALERLVSLRGRAERLSGYWAGVGFSPAKRPPVRRLLNGPRTRLSYFGNPVKAEQKAQARSGRLIYWAGKETPEIAAVAAATSVPVVRMEDGFIRSRGLGSDFFGALSVALDDQGVYYDPTGPSRLETLIEGGGQSLDLLARAARLRARVVEAGLSKYNLAGAAARPDWPADRRKVLVVGQVENDRSILKGCGDIRTNSGLVAAARADFPEAFLIYRNHPDVMNGNRPGRLDTSAIQAVDATADGLDIVDCLDACDVLATLTSLSGFEALLRGKAVATYGRPFYGGWGLTTDAMTFERRTRRVGLDALVAAALIEYPIYVTPEGWPCEAEDLVEALIAARNDPPPAAPSNQIARWWKGIKASLDQRPPPAY
- a CDS encoding tetratricopeptide repeat protein, encoding MRGMRDRDASHDESPRRRLGGPVAVVSAVALLALTAGALASCGDNGAAFWRRADNAAANQCPRPQSITGSEFNAQEAGLRLLRREAFRGDFFAQLELGSRYAASRATDKNIEDPIESAVWTGLALANDEGYAPINRVNRPGWGGFRSGSRYDDCRAWERHVAYQRLNRQLGQMTIDEQAAVRDRMIYVLSTQDAEGFRTLARLHDALYGPFGEPSDNREAREAIGRNASGGQGRGGFYSAASLFPRNDVDAYLYNYLATQTGDVGSYVLLKDFERSSPGRSQYGSFVEAKARQWVPPFEFYPNDAPASGVPFSDESRPRGDAYEYALGRMTELPFVHVGRALRYLGVTETVVSRPADLSTRQIQTLEAMLGHDMDSRLSWLEMVRAIQLAAVNGSSEAQLVLAVMYSEGIGVPADYARAFHWYSQADKQGSPEAKFAVSTYFALGVAGVADQDKAEAVASRIDSALAGFGPSASRLQAVLSQVSRSQRR
- a CDS encoding SIMPL domain-containing protein; protein product: MTRTLPALLLGTALVGLSAPAALAQSAPMGMHAMTAAPALNLSAYGEVKVAPDMATITFGVTTEAPTAQAAMADNARRMQEVFAALGRAGIVDRDIQTSGLNLSAQYDYVQNEPPRLRGYQASNRVTVNIMDLTKVGATADAVVSAGVNQIDGISFGLKDPGAAEDEARILAVRALQDKARLYARALGVELGSIRTLNEGGGYQAPQPMPMMARMAMADSASTPVAAGELSVRIDITGTYDLGR
- a CDS encoding GAF domain-containing protein; the encoded protein is MSYVPRADRPIDKAEAYLEVESEILAVLEGETDRVARMATVASMLADAFDDYFWTGFYVVDPARDRELVVGPYQGTLGCLRIAFGRGVCGTAAETRQTQIVQDVHAFPGHIACDGRSESEIVVPVFDASGVLIAVFDVDATTKAAFDTIDAQALERLMARVFGADA
- a CDS encoding HpcH/HpaI aldolase/citrate lyase family protein yields the protein MKAPLVRSVLFLPASNPRAIEKARGLNCDLVVLDLEDAVAPDMKAEARAAAVDAVRAGGFRGQVGVRVNAPGTAWGEADLAALTGVTLDWIVAPKVEEAGTVDAYEARMAEGVRLCAMIETPRALLDLRRIGAAGGPLGALMLGVNDLAKALGTGQAPDREPLKPWLAATVAAAKAHGLLAIDGVFNRLDDAEGLAAECAQGRLFGFDGKSLIHPEQIDTAHAAFSPTPAEVAEARAVVAAFAAPEAEGKGAIRVNGAMAERLHLVQAQALLDRAAACG